In Mangrovivirga cuniculi, the following proteins share a genomic window:
- the ccoN gene encoding cytochrome-c oxidase, cbb3-type subunit I, with the protein MTLEKFEYDNRIVRAFIIATVVFGLVGMLVGLTVAIQLFYPDLNLGIPYTTFGRLRPLHTNAIIFAFVGNSVFAGVYYSLQRLLKTRMFSDALSWINFWGWQTIILAAAITLPLGITTSKEYAELEWPIDIAITVIWVIFGINMIGTILKRRERHMYVAVWFYIATFITVAVLHVVNSFEMPVTFLKSYSWYAGVQDALVQWWYGHNAVAFFLTTPVLGLMYYFLPKAANRPVYSYRLSIIHFWSLIFIYIWAGPHHLLYTSLPDWAQSLGTVFSIMLIAPSWGGMLNGLLTLRGAWDKVREDPVLKFMVVAVTAYGMATLEGPLLSLKNINAIAHFSDWIIAHVHIGGLGWNGFLAFGMLYYLIPKMYQTKLWSTKLANTHFWIGTLGIVIYALPMYVAGVVQSLMWKQFTPDGLLVYGNFLETVNSIKPMYVMRAVGGALYLTGAIMMSYNLVKTAKQGKFLSDEADEAPALEKKKITGGHWHSVLERKPVLFTTLAFVAIVIGGVIEMVPTFLVKSNVPTISSVKPYTPLELEGRDIYIREGCNNCHSQMIRPFRSETVRYGEYSKAGEFVYDHPFLWGSKRTGPDLHRVGDRLTESWHFSHMYEPTSTSPGSIMPPYPWLYEDVVDPETVLPKISAMRNLGVPYQDGYEKIAVQDYMAQANKVVEEIKSQNEELKDQVIVPESEIVALIAYLERLGKDINAKTKTEETANK; encoded by the coding sequence ATGACACTAGAAAAGTTTGAGTACGATAACCGGATAGTCAGGGCATTTATCATTGCCACTGTGGTATTTGGGTTAGTCGGTATGCTAGTGGGGCTTACCGTAGCTATTCAGTTATTTTACCCTGATCTTAATCTGGGTATTCCCTACACTACTTTCGGAAGGCTTAGACCTCTACATACCAATGCGATCATCTTCGCATTCGTTGGTAACAGTGTTTTTGCCGGAGTTTATTATTCACTGCAGCGATTGCTTAAAACCAGAATGTTTAGTGATGCATTATCATGGATCAACTTCTGGGGATGGCAAACAATAATTCTGGCGGCAGCAATTACTCTCCCTCTGGGTATAACAACATCAAAGGAATATGCAGAGCTTGAATGGCCGATAGATATCGCTATCACTGTTATCTGGGTGATATTTGGTATAAACATGATCGGTACTATTCTGAAAAGGAGGGAGCGACATATGTATGTGGCTGTCTGGTTCTACATAGCCACTTTCATAACAGTTGCAGTACTACACGTGGTGAATTCATTCGAAATGCCCGTAACTTTTCTTAAAAGTTATTCGTGGTATGCCGGAGTACAAGATGCATTAGTTCAATGGTGGTACGGGCACAATGCTGTGGCATTTTTCCTTACGACACCTGTTTTGGGGCTGATGTACTACTTCCTGCCTAAGGCGGCAAACCGACCGGTATATTCTTATCGATTGTCTATCATTCACTTCTGGTCGTTGATATTTATTTATATCTGGGCTGGACCTCACCACTTACTTTATACTTCACTTCCTGATTGGGCTCAGTCTTTAGGCACAGTGTTTTCTATCATGCTTATTGCACCAAGCTGGGGTGGTATGCTTAATGGTCTTCTTACTCTTAGAGGAGCGTGGGACAAGGTTCGCGAAGATCCGGTTCTTAAATTTATGGTAGTAGCAGTTACTGCTTACGGTATGGCTACGCTTGAAGGACCACTTTTATCTCTGAAAAATATTAACGCCATCGCTCACTTCAGTGACTGGATTATTGCCCACGTTCACATCGGGGGACTTGGATGGAATGGATTCCTGGCATTTGGTATGCTTTACTATCTGATACCAAAAATGTATCAGACGAAACTTTGGTCAACTAAATTGGCTAATACTCACTTCTGGATAGGAACACTGGGAATTGTGATCTATGCTCTTCCAATGTATGTAGCAGGTGTTGTTCAGAGTTTGATGTGGAAACAATTTACTCCTGATGGATTATTGGTTTACGGTAATTTCCTTGAAACGGTGAATTCAATTAAGCCAATGTACGTTATGAGAGCCGTTGGAGGCGCACTTTACCTGACAGGAGCGATCATGATGTCTTATAACCTGGTTAAAACTGCAAAACAGGGTAAATTCTTATCAGATGAAGCAGATGAGGCTCCTGCTCTTGAGAAGAAAAAGATCACCGGTGGACACTGGCATAGTGTACTGGAAAGAAAACCGGTTCTATTCACAACACTTGCTTTTGTAGCGATTGTAATTGGTGGAGTAATTGAAATGGTACCAACATTCCTGGTGAAATCGAATGTTCCGACGATCAGTAGTGTTAAACCTTATACGCCATTAGAACTTGAAGGCAGAGATATTTATATAAGAGAAGGTTGTAACAACTGTCACTCTCAAATGATCAGGCCTTTCCGAAGTGAAACTGTCAGATATGGAGAGTATTCTAAGGCTGGTGAATTTGTTTATGATCATCCGTTCCTGTGGGGCTCTAAGAGAACCGGTCCGGATCTTCATAGAGTTGGAGACCGACTTACTGAAAGCTGGCACTTTAGCCACATGTACGAGCCAACTAGTACATCACCAGGTTCGATTATGCCTCCATACCCATGGTTGTATGAGGATGTCGTAGATCCAGAGACAGTTCTGCCGAAGATTTCAGCAATGAGAAACCTTGGAGTTCCATATCAGGATGGGTATGAAAAAATCGCTGTACAGGATTATATGGCCCAGGCAAATAAGGTAGTCGAAGAGATCAAGTCGCAAAATGAGGAGCTAAAAGATCAGGTGATCGTTCCTGAATCAGAAATTGTAGCTCTGATTGCTTACCTCGAAAGATTAGGTAAGGATATTAACGCGAAAACTAAAACAGAAGAAACCGCAAATAAATAA
- a CDS encoding cbb3-type cytochrome oxidase subunit 3 has protein sequence MFKHYFEQIDNVAIWPIISLVIFVVFFVGLTLYVMSHDKETIDEIASIPLADDDVLPESGEKS, from the coding sequence ATGTTTAAGCATTATTTCGAACAAATTGATAACGTGGCCATCTGGCCAATAATCAGCCTGGTAATTTTTGTGGTATTCTTCGTGGGTCTGACTCTCTATGTGATGAGTCATGACAAGGAAACGATTGATGAGATAGCTTCCATACCACTAGCTGATGATGATGTTTTACCTGAATCCGGAGAAAAATCATGA
- a CDS encoding cbb3-type cytochrome c oxidase N-terminal domain-containing protein — MKYLSQILNKAILIPVLAFFTLNYASAQEESEGLYETIQNLSETELILGVLTLGLLVVALLVLLAVVYTLSVVKMIVREKRVKEGLPVEEESETTWSSWLTKVNDAVPVEEEEDIELDHDYDGIRELDNHLPPWWKALFWISIVWGIGYMLVYHVFDAAPLQAEEYEIAVAEAKAEAEKMANVIDESSLSFTDDPAHIENGKLVFEANCAVCHRNDMGGQVGPNLTDEYWIHGGSAEDIYMTIKNGVPAKGMISWEDQLTKVQMRNVTSYIHSMYGTEPENPKAPQGEVFEYEEE, encoded by the coding sequence ATGAAATACTTATCTCAAATTTTAAATAAAGCAATTTTAATTCCGGTACTGGCTTTTTTTACTTTGAATTATGCCAGTGCTCAGGAAGAAAGTGAAGGATTATATGAAACGATACAAAATCTTTCCGAGACAGAATTAATTCTGGGTGTATTAACATTAGGCCTGCTGGTAGTTGCTTTACTAGTGCTTTTGGCAGTAGTATATACGCTGAGCGTGGTTAAAATGATCGTTCGTGAAAAAAGGGTTAAAGAGGGATTGCCGGTCGAAGAGGAATCTGAAACTACCTGGAGTAGCTGGCTTACAAAAGTCAATGATGCTGTTCCTGTAGAGGAAGAAGAAGATATCGAACTTGATCATGATTATGATGGGATTAGGGAACTCGATAATCACTTGCCACCCTGGTGGAAAGCTTTGTTCTGGATCAGTATTGTCTGGGGTATTGGATATATGCTGGTTTATCATGTGTTTGATGCGGCTCCACTACAAGCAGAGGAGTATGAGATCGCAGTAGCTGAAGCAAAAGCAGAAGCAGAAAAAATGGCAAATGTTATTGATGAATCAAGTCTTTCTTTTACGGATGATCCTGCTCATATAGAGAATGGAAAGTTAGTATTCGAGGCAAATTGTGCAGTATGCCATAGAAATGATATGGGAGGTCAGGTTGGTCCTAATTTAACTGATGAGTACTGGATACATGGTGGGTCTGCTGAGGATATCTATATGACTATCAAAAATGGAGTTCCAGCAAAAGGGATGATCTCATGGGAAGACCAATTAACTAAAGTTCAAATGCGAAATGTAACATCGTATATTCACAGCATGTACGGAACTGAACCAGAAAATCCAAAAGCACCCCAGGGAGAAGTATTTGAATACGAAGAAGAGTAG
- the ccoG gene encoding cytochrome c oxidase accessory protein CcoG produces MILIIFFVFIILFTTAFGRLWCGWACPQTIFMELVFRKIEYWIDGDANKQRKLAKQKWNSEKIFKRGLKYGIFLIISILIGHTAMAYLVGIETVEKLVTSPPTENWSGFLGLIFFTGIFFWVFTYFREQACTVVCPYGRLQGVLLDKDSIVVAYDWVRGEPRGKLKRGQVQEDKGDCIDCKLCVHVCPTGIDIRNGTQLECVNCTACIDACDEVMTKIGKPKGLIRYASFNSIKDGVKKLITPRRIAYTGVLGVLMILFSFLLFTRSDISLTIQKKPGFTYQKEDETGLYINLYDVQLTNKTQKTQRIEFKVIDSPHALLSVGDSKDMVLEPAERYEGSLLLKFDDTDLTETKTPVKIGVYNEEGKLIDSEKVNFLGPIKY; encoded by the coding sequence TTGATCCTTATAATATTTTTTGTTTTTATTATTCTGTTTACTACTGCTTTCGGGCGTTTATGGTGCGGATGGGCCTGTCCTCAAACCATTTTTATGGAATTGGTATTTCGCAAGATCGAATATTGGATAGATGGAGATGCAAACAAGCAAAGAAAGCTGGCAAAGCAAAAATGGAATAGTGAGAAGATCTTTAAAAGGGGACTTAAATATGGTATTTTCCTGATCATTTCAATTCTTATTGGCCATACTGCAATGGCCTACCTGGTAGGAATTGAAACTGTCGAAAAATTAGTTACCTCTCCACCGACTGAAAACTGGAGTGGCTTTCTTGGCCTGATCTTTTTTACCGGAATTTTCTTTTGGGTATTTACCTATTTCAGAGAGCAGGCTTGTACGGTTGTTTGTCCATATGGTCGTCTGCAAGGAGTCTTGCTCGATAAAGATAGTATTGTAGTTGCTTATGACTGGGTAAGAGGAGAGCCAAGAGGTAAGCTGAAACGGGGGCAGGTACAGGAAGATAAGGGAGATTGTATCGACTGTAAACTTTGTGTTCATGTTTGTCCGACTGGAATAGATATTCGAAATGGCACTCAGCTGGAATGTGTGAATTGTACGGCTTGTATTGATGCCTGCGATGAGGTGATGACTAAAATCGGAAAACCTAAAGGGTTGATACGATATGCTTCGTTTAATAGTATCAAGGATGGGGTTAAAAAATTGATCACACCTCGAAGAATTGCATATACCGGGGTTTTAGGTGTTTTGATGATATTATTTAGTTTTCTATTGTTTACACGTAGTGATATAAGTTTAACTATACAGAAAAAACCAGGCTTTACTTATCAAAAAGAAGATGAAACCGGGCTTTATATTAATCTGTATGATGTTCAGCTTACCAATAAAACGCAAAAAACACAGAGAATAGAATTTAAAGTAATTGATAGTCCACATGCATTGCTTAGCGTAGGAGATTCAAAAGACATGGTTCTTGAACCGGCTGAAAGGTATGAAGGAAGTCTTCTGCTTAAATTCGATGATACGGATCTCACCGAAACAAAAACCCCGGTTAAAATAGGGGTTTATAATGAGGAGGGTAAGTTAATAGATAGTGAAAAAGTGAATTTTCTTGGACCAATAAAATATTAA
- a CDS encoding FixH family protein produces MNWGHKIIIAFVAFIAIMGTLVTVAMKQDYYLVEKEYYKEELAYQDVIDKMKNFNNLDVKPEIELNDNQQTLSLTFAKGNIPVEGLVHFYRVDNPNLDRKITLAENGDESSFNFDLKGMTKGQYLLKLRWKDTSREYYTEKPVFIQ; encoded by the coding sequence ATGAATTGGGGACATAAAATTATTATTGCTTTTGTAGCCTTTATTGCCATTATGGGAACATTGGTTACAGTGGCGATGAAACAGGATTACTACCTGGTAGAAAAGGAATATTATAAAGAAGAACTTGCTTATCAGGATGTGATTGATAAAATGAAAAATTTCAATAATCTTGATGTTAAGCCGGAAATAGAGTTAAACGATAACCAACAAACTCTTTCGCTGACCTTTGCAAAAGGTAATATTCCGGTTGAAGGATTAGTTCATTTTTACAGAGTCGATAATCCAAATCTGGACAGGAAAATAACCCTGGCTGAAAATGGGGATGAATCATCTTTCAATTTTGATCTGAAGGGAATGACTAAAGGGCAATATTTGCTGAAGCTGAGATGGAAGGATACTTCCCGGGAATATTATACTGAAAAGCCTGTATTTATCCAATGA
- a CDS encoding sulfite exporter TauE/SafE family protein, which yields MILPALILGLTGSWHCVLMCGPLDMMVTTKSKGSALIGRKLLYHSGRLVTYALLGLAIGLAGAGLKFTGIQHYFAILIGLMLMVLALFNGIKKFENIVSKPVTKLLSGLKLKVSKAYKTQSSAGVFLMGMFNGFLPCGLVYVALATALVQPEIKQSVLFMVLFGLGTWPALMFISIFPVVRSGVLRLLSSGRAAIFVFIIGLLVVARTFYVISPDFQEVVRRGGDAAITICGG from the coding sequence ATGATACTTCCAGCGCTGATATTAGGACTGACCGGCAGCTGGCATTGTGTTTTAATGTGTGGGCCACTAGATATGATGGTTACCACAAAAAGTAAAGGCAGTGCATTGATTGGTCGAAAACTACTCTATCATTCAGGAAGGCTGGTTACCTATGCTCTTCTTGGTTTAGCAATTGGTCTTGCCGGAGCCGGATTGAAATTTACAGGCATTCAGCATTATTTTGCCATTCTCATAGGTTTGATGTTAATGGTTCTTGCATTATTCAATGGGATAAAAAAGTTTGAGAATATAGTATCCAAGCCAGTTACCAAATTACTTTCCGGATTAAAACTTAAAGTAAGTAAAGCTTATAAAACACAAAGCTCTGCTGGCGTTTTTCTCATGGGAATGTTTAACGGCTTTTTACCATGTGGGCTGGTATATGTTGCTCTTGCAACTGCTCTTGTTCAGCCGGAGATAAAACAATCCGTACTTTTTATGGTGCTTTTCGGATTAGGTACATGGCCAGCCTTGATGTTTATTTCTATATTTCCTGTCGTGCGATCTGGTGTATTGAGGCTGTTAAGTTCAGGCAGAGCGGCAATATTTGTTTTTATAATTGGTCTTTTAGTAGTGGCACGCACTTTTTATGTAATCAGCCCTGATTTTCAGGAAGTCGTGCGAAGAGGTGGTGATGCAGCTATTACTATCTGCGGGGGTTGA
- a CDS encoding translation initiation factor, giving the protein MGRQKKNKFKNREGVVYSTSDDFEYSYEGGEEEETLEPSEQDLRIWLDRKGGGKIATVIKGFVGTEEDLKSLGKELKSKCGVGGSAKNGEIIIQGDNRDKVEKYLTEKGYSAKKAGG; this is encoded by the coding sequence ATGGGACGTCAGAAGAAAAATAAATTTAAGAATAGAGAAGGAGTTGTTTATTCTACCAGTGATGATTTTGAGTATTCCTATGAAGGCGGCGAGGAAGAGGAAACTCTTGAGCCATCTGAACAAGATCTAAGAATCTGGCTGGATAGAAAGGGTGGAGGAAAGATAGCTACAGTGATTAAAGGATTCGTTGGTACTGAGGAAGATTTGAAATCGCTTGGTAAAGAATTGAAATCAAAATGTGGAGTGGGTGGATCTGCGAAAAATGGCGAGATAATTATCCAGGGAGATAACAGAGACAAGGTTGAGAAATACCTGACTGAAAAGGGATATAGTGCTAAAAAAGCTGGTGGTTGA
- a CDS encoding PH domain-containing protein, which yields MVVKSKPGGLYLSIVTVLLIVTTYGVVVDWWAFAAIAGSIFLFVLTFIRTFYRVHNNSLYILSGFFYTKKLDLNKLESIENVNSYKLAPALSNKRLRLKFSDGETVDISMDSQLEDSFKNELKKSTAS from the coding sequence ATGGTAGTTAAAAGCAAACCGGGAGGATTATATCTAAGTATTGTAACGGTATTATTAATTGTCACAACGTATGGTGTGGTAGTAGATTGGTGGGCCTTTGCTGCTATAGCAGGATCAATATTCTTATTTGTTTTAACTTTTATCAGGACATTTTACAGAGTACATAATAATAGTCTGTATATCTTAAGTGGTTTTTTTTATACTAAAAAACTGGATCTGAATAAGCTGGAATCGATAGAAAACGTCAATTCCTACAAACTTGCTCCGGCATTATCCAATAAGCGATTAAGATTGAAATTTAGTGACGGAGAGACTGTAGATATTTCGATGGATTCTCAATTAGAAGATTCATTTAAAAATGAATTGAAAAAATCTACAGCCAGCTAA
- the hisD gene encoding histidinol dehydrogenase: MKIIKNPSRSNWKEILARPTSDISEMEKVVKPILEEIKKSGDTGLDKYCQKFDGIGIENIRITGEEISRSEETISAELKSAIDQAAINIRKFHESQVIKEKEVETMPGVTCYRKSVGIEKVGLYIPGGTAPLFSTILMLAIPAKIAGCKEIILCTPPNKKSGVHPAMLYAAKVAGVSEIYKIGGAQAIAAMAYGTESVPQVYKIFGPGNQYVTAAKQLLNSEGVAIDMPAGPSEVLVYAGKDADPEFIAADLLSQAEHGVDSQVVFVTIEEDMIQKVQNELTIQLENLPRKDLAAKALENSMSIFMTDETNAVELINSYAPEHLILCGENADEISGKIINAGSVFIGNYTPESAGDYASGTNHTLPTNGFARAYSGVSVDSFVKKITFQKITEKGLQNIGNTVMEMAEAENLDAHKNAVKIRLSKLTSNG, translated from the coding sequence ATGAAAATAATTAAGAACCCATCACGCAGTAATTGGAAAGAAATACTGGCAAGGCCAACCTCTGATATTTCAGAGATGGAAAAGGTGGTGAAACCGATTCTTGAAGAAATTAAAAAATCAGGTGATACTGGCTTGGATAAATATTGCCAGAAGTTTGACGGTATCGGTATTGAAAATATCAGAATTACCGGTGAAGAAATTTCCAGGTCTGAAGAAACAATTTCTGCAGAATTAAAGTCTGCAATTGACCAGGCAGCAATTAATATCAGGAAATTTCATGAAAGCCAGGTAATTAAGGAAAAAGAGGTAGAAACGATGCCCGGTGTAACATGTTACCGCAAATCTGTAGGGATAGAGAAAGTCGGTTTATATATCCCTGGAGGAACAGCACCCTTGTTTTCTACGATATTAATGCTTGCTATACCGGCTAAAATAGCTGGATGTAAAGAAATAATTTTGTGTACACCTCCAAATAAAAAATCCGGAGTACATCCTGCAATGCTTTATGCTGCTAAGGTTGCCGGTGTTTCTGAAATTTACAAGATAGGAGGAGCACAAGCCATCGCTGCAATGGCCTATGGTACAGAATCTGTTCCGCAGGTTTATAAGATCTTTGGTCCAGGAAATCAATATGTAACAGCAGCGAAGCAACTATTGAATAGTGAAGGTGTTGCAATTGATATGCCTGCGGGTCCTTCTGAAGTTCTGGTTTATGCTGGTAAAGATGCTGATCCTGAATTTATTGCTGCAGATCTTCTTTCTCAGGCTGAACATGGTGTAGATAGTCAGGTGGTTTTTGTGACCATAGAAGAAGATATGATTCAAAAGGTTCAGAATGAATTAACAATTCAGCTGGAAAACCTTCCCAGGAAAGACCTAGCAGCCAAAGCTCTTGAGAATTCAATGTCTATCTTTATGACTGATGAAACAAACGCTGTTGAATTGATTAATTCTTACGCTCCGGAGCACCTTATATTATGCGGCGAAAATGCAGATGAAATTTCCGGTAAAATAATTAATGCCGGTTCAGTTTTTATTGGTAACTATACTCCTGAATCTGCAGGTGATTATGCAAGTGGTACTAATCATACGTTGCCTACTAATGGTTTCGCCCGGGCATATAGTGGAGTATCCGTTGATAGTTTTGTAAAGAAAATAACCTTTCAGAAGATAACGGAAAAAGGCTTGCAAAATATTGGCAATACCGTGATGGAAATGGCTGAAGCTGAAAATCTTGATGCTCACAAAAATGCTGTAAAGATTCGTTTATCTAAACTTACTTCAAATGGTTAA
- the hisC gene encoding histidinol-phosphate transaminase, which translates to MVNIDNLIRTHIKALKPYSSARDEFDGLASVFLDANENPFGSADGNKYNRYPDPLQQNVKDKLGLLKKIDQGKIFLGNGSDEPIDLLFRIFCEPGEDKVMITPPTYGMYKVSADINNVECSEVPLLENYQLDVEAISKTIDKDETIKLIFLCSPNNPTGNLMHEKDIENILKSFNGIVVIDEAYIDFTTSQSWIHRLKEFSNLIVLQTFSKAWGMAGLRLGMAYADPKIVAYLNKVKPPYNVNEATQEAASKAMDNYKQVDEWVASLVAERKRLIQEFVKLSAVKNVYPSDANFILVKIEKAAELYRSLIKKGVVVRNRSNVVLCDDCLRITIGTQNENDILLSELTTLVVDKLNT; encoded by the coding sequence ATGGTTAACATAGATAATCTAATTAGGACTCATATAAAGGCATTGAAACCATATTCTTCTGCCAGAGATGAGTTTGATGGCCTTGCTTCAGTTTTTCTTGATGCGAATGAAAATCCCTTTGGTTCAGCAGACGGTAATAAGTACAATAGATATCCGGATCCTTTACAACAAAATGTAAAAGATAAACTGGGACTTCTTAAAAAGATCGATCAAGGTAAAATATTCTTAGGAAATGGAAGTGATGAACCAATAGATCTTCTTTTCAGGATATTTTGTGAACCTGGAGAAGATAAGGTGATGATTACTCCACCTACTTATGGAATGTATAAAGTTTCAGCAGACATTAATAATGTAGAATGTTCTGAAGTTCCTCTTTTAGAAAATTATCAATTGGATGTTGAAGCAATTAGTAAAACCATTGACAAGGATGAAACAATAAAACTCATCTTTCTTTGCTCTCCTAATAATCCAACTGGTAATCTGATGCATGAAAAGGATATTGAGAATATTCTTAAATCTTTTAATGGAATTGTGGTTATTGATGAGGCGTATATTGATTTTACTACTTCTCAAAGCTGGATCCATCGATTGAAAGAATTTTCTAATCTGATTGTTTTACAAACATTTTCAAAAGCATGGGGGATGGCCGGACTTAGATTAGGGATGGCCTATGCTGATCCGAAAATAGTGGCTTATCTAAATAAAGTTAAGCCACCTTATAATGTGAATGAAGCAACTCAAGAAGCCGCTTCAAAAGCAATGGATAATTACAAACAGGTTGATGAATGGGTAGCATCCTTGGTTGCCGAAAGGAAAAGATTAATTCAGGAATTTGTTAAACTTTCGGCAGTAAAAAATGTATATCCTTCAGATGCTAATTTCATTCTGGTTAAGATTGAAAAGGCAGCAGAATTATATCGAAGTTTAATTAAAAAAGGTGTAGTCGTAAGAAATCGTTCTAATGTAGTTTTATGTGATGATTGTTTGAGAATTACTATTGGAACCCAAAATGAAAACGACATATTGCTCAGTGAATTAACAACCTTAGTTGTTGATAAATTAAATACTTGA
- the hisB gene encoding bifunctional histidinol-phosphatase/imidazoleglycerol-phosphate dehydratase HisB, translating to MKKVLFIDRDGTIIVEPPSDFQVDSLEKLSFLPGAISNLKKISQLTDYYLVMVTNQDGLGTDSFPEDTFWPAQEKMLEILESEGIVFDAIHIDRSFEHENLPTRKPGTGMLSEYINGNFDLESSYVIGDRETDIQLAKNLGAKGIFVGDWKSEEAVLSTNSWDEIAKFLAMPDRTGAVIRKTNETDISITLNLDGKGKTDIDTGLGFFDHMLDQLGKHGGIDLTIKVKGDLQVDEHHTIEDTALALGEAFLEALTDKRGINRYGFLLPMDDSLAQVAIDFGGRPWLVWDAEFKREMIGDMPTEMFYHFFKSFCDSAKANLNIKVEGDNEHHKIEAIFKAWAKSIKLAVSRNENELDQLPSTKGLL from the coding sequence ATGAAAAAAGTACTTTTTATAGATAGAGACGGAACAATTATCGTAGAGCCTCCATCAGATTTTCAGGTAGATAGTCTCGAGAAACTGTCTTTTTTACCAGGAGCAATCTCAAATTTGAAAAAGATCAGTCAATTAACCGACTACTATTTGGTTATGGTAACAAATCAGGATGGTCTGGGAACAGATTCATTTCCGGAAGATACATTCTGGCCTGCTCAGGAAAAAATGCTTGAGATATTAGAATCTGAAGGAATTGTCTTTGATGCAATACATATAGATCGATCTTTTGAGCATGAAAACTTACCTACACGAAAGCCTGGTACAGGAATGCTGTCAGAGTATATTAATGGTAATTTTGATTTGGAAAGTTCATATGTTATTGGAGATCGTGAAACTGATATTCAACTAGCAAAAAACCTGGGTGCTAAAGGCATTTTTGTCGGTGATTGGAAATCCGAAGAGGCTGTTTTATCGACCAATTCATGGGACGAAATAGCAAAGTTTCTGGCTATGCCGGATAGAACTGGTGCCGTAATCAGGAAAACGAATGAAACAGACATCAGCATTACACTAAATCTTGACGGAAAGGGAAAAACAGATATTGATACGGGACTTGGTTTTTTTGATCACATGCTCGATCAGCTTGGCAAACATGGAGGTATAGATCTTACTATAAAAGTTAAAGGGGATTTACAGGTTGATGAACATCATACGATTGAAGATACAGCACTTGCATTAGGTGAAGCATTTCTGGAGGCATTAACAGATAAAAGAGGCATTAACAGATATGGATTTTTACTGCCTATGGATGATTCCTTAGCTCAGGTGGCCATTGATTTCGGTGGTAGGCCGTGGCTTGTCTGGGATGCTGAATTTAAAAGAGAAATGATTGGTGACATGCCAACTGAAATGTTTTATCATTTTTTTAAATCATTCTGCGATTCTGCGAAAGCAAACCTGAATATTAAGGTGGAAGGAGATAATGAACATCATAAAATTGAAGCAATATTCAAAGCCTGGGCTAAATCGATTAAATTGGCTGTGTCAAGAAATGAGAATGAATTAGATCAATTACCGTCAACCAAAGGATTATTATAA